Proteins from one Procambarus clarkii isolate CNS0578487 chromosome 40, FALCON_Pclarkii_2.0, whole genome shotgun sequence genomic window:
- the LOC123749061 gene encoding uncharacterized protein, whose protein sequence is MPKVSTIIALVVGWSVFTVHLYTWYVGDHPNDDGDHPNKGDHPNKDDHPNDDGDHPNKGDHPNKDDHPNDDGYTSRYEEGRRQRAPQRQHQRKLPGKLLCGESGAPRTGRLCLSNTSLLVDGNNLWSAKLCAGLEQLFGNTTVADLGAGLGHYGRCFLRRSEGILNHPNKVEIENINKDYLHQMDMAGLLGTPRVIHSWNGWDGAANIGEFTNGRIASADLSSPATLGGPFDWVMSLEVGEHIPESGEKNFLDNLVKHACVGVVMSWATQGQSCLNCRSNHYIARKMGVRGLKLDMYETVKLRTLADLPRFNNTLMVFRFRTRRC, encoded by the exons ATGCCCAAAGTGTCCACCATCATCGCGTTGGTCGTAGGATGGTCGGTGTTCACCGTACACCTCTATACCTGGTATGTGGGCGACCATCCTAACGACGACGGCGACCATCCTAACAAGGGCGACCATCCAAACAAGGACGACCATCCTAACGATGACGGCGACCATCCTAACAAGGGCGACCATCCAAACAAGGACGACCATCCTAACGACGACGGCTACACCAGTCGTTACGAAGAG GGGCGGCGACAGAGGGCGCCACAGAGGCAGCACCAGAGGAAGCTGCCCGGGAAGCTTCTCTGTGGGGAGAGCGGGGCGCCGCGCACGGGCAGGCTCTGTCTTAGCAACACAAGTCTCCTTGTCGACGGTAACAACTTGTGGAGTGCCAAG CTGTGCGCGGGCTTGGAGCAGCTCTTCGGCAACACCACCGTGGCCGACCTCGGGGCGGGCCTGGGCCACTACGGCAGGTGCTTCCTCCGCAGGTCAGAGGGCATACTGAACCACCCCAACAAGGTGGAGATTGAAAATATCAACAAAGATTACCTGCACCAAATGGACATGGCCGGGCTTCTTGGCACCCCTCGGGTCATCCACTCATGGAACG GATGGGACGGAGCGGCGAACATCGGTGAGTTCACCAATGGGAGGATAGCGTCAGCGGACCTCTCCAGCCCCGCGACCCTCGGGGGTCCCTTCGACTGGGTGATGAGCCTGGAGGTGGGAGAACACATCCCAGAGTCCGGCGAGAAGAACTTCCTGGACAACCTGGTCAAGCACGCCTGCGTGG GGGTGGTAATGTCGTGGGCGACCCAGGGGCAGTCCTGCCTTAACTGCCGCTCCAACCACTATATAGCAAGGAAAATGGGGGTCCGAGGACTGAAGCTCGATATGTACGAAACGGTGAAGCTGCGGACGCTAGCTGACCTTCCTCGTTTCAATAACACTTTAATGGTATTCAGATTTCGAACGCGGAGATGCTGA